The genomic segment GTGGAATATACGAGTCATCACGACTTCATGAGTAGAAGCATCTACCTCATCAATAGCGACAtcgttatcatcatcaacatgctGATGCGGAACATCATTACGGGCATCGCCATCGTTATCGAGCCCTGACTTCATCAACATTTGTTTGAGGAACTTGATCGAATTAACTAAGCCTTGAACTTGAAGATTTTATCTTCTCCGCTTTGTTAATATCTTGAATAGTTTGATCCTCCGTGAAGATAACATCACGACTTCTTATGAGCTTATTATCAATTGGATCATATAGCATGTAACCAAACTCATCAAGGCCATGCTTAGTGAAGATGCACTTGCCTTGTCTTAGCGTTAATTTTGACCTCTCATTTTTAGGCACATGTACAAAAGCTTTGCAACCAAACACTTTCAAGTGGTCATAGGAAACATCCTTGCCATACCAAACTCTGTTTGGAACATCACTTTGCAAAGCAACCACAGGGGATAGATTAATAACATGTGCGACGGTCAACAATGCCTCACCCCAAAAGGAATTCGGCAACTTTGCTTCagaaagcaaacatctaactCTTTCCATTAAGGTCCTGCTCATCCTCTCTGCTAAACCATTAAGCTGAGGAGTCTTAGGAGGAGTCTTCTGGTGTCTGATACCCTGTTGCTCGCAGTATTCGTCAAACGGTCCACAATATTCTGCACCGTTATCGGTACGAATACACTTGGGCTTCTTTCCGGTTTCTCTTTCAGCCCGGGCAAGGCTTAAAGACACCCAACACTTGGTCTTTAGTCTTTAAGACGTAGACCCCAAAGTTTCCTTGAGCAATCATCGAATAAAGGTAgcgaagtaaagtgcaccacccAAAGTCCTTGTCTTCATTGGACCACATAAATGCTGAATGCACTAACTCAAGCAACTCTGTCTTTCTTGAAGGAGGATGAGACTTGAAAGAAACTCTATTTTGTTTTCCGGCCAAGCCGGTGCTCTCCACACTTTTCTAATTTAGCACTTTCGAAATTtgacaataatttctttttggccGAACATTTAGTCTTTCTCGCTAATGTGGCTAAGCCTCTTATGCCATAACGTTGAAGAGCTATTGCTCTGTTGCATTCACCATATCAACACGAGTGAGGCCGTAGTCCAAGATAGACCACGACGTTTTTCGCCACGAGCCACGATCATGGAACCTTTAGTAAGCTTCCACTTTCCGGCACCATTGGTCGACATATCCTAATCATCCAAAACACCAACGAGAGATCAAGTGCGGACGAACATCGGGTGCATGCTTTACATTGTTTAAAACTAGTTTAGTTCCAATACTAGTTTTCAAACAAATCGTTCCAACACCAGACCACCTAGATACGGTCTCATTACCCATgctcaaagttccaaagtcacACGGGAGTATAGGATGAGAAAAATTCCTTCCGTGATGTCATGAGATGCGGCACCAGTCCACAACCCGGCTTGACTCATTACAAGCAATATTTATCGAATCCGCATCAAGGATAGTAACAAGATCTTCCACCAGTGACGGCGGCAACACGATtgccatcttctttcttttcctcccttatctctattctcctttttcaaaaatccgaAGAAAACTTCTTTGTGTGCCCTTTTTTCCCGCAATGATAGCACTCGATATCTTTAAGTGCAGCACGGATTTGCTTCTATGATGTTCTCTTATTTTGAGAACCACGATTCTTACCTCTCCCCCTAGTGTCGGTCACCAAGACATCGATGAGGAGGAACCTTGAgattttcttctcatctcttcatttaAAAGACTACTCTTGGCAAGATCCATAGAGATCACACCATCGGAAGCGAGAATTTGATAATGAAGTTCTAATAATTTCCCAAGAATACGGTAGGGAACCAagtagaaacaagccttgaatttCTTCATTAAAGTTAATGCCCATAGCGGATAAGCTGGTTCATGATCATCGAAAAATATTCGGATGATCTGTCATTGCGGAACCATCGTGGTATTTTAAACCCAACATTGCTTTATCAAAAACATCTTGTTGTTACCGAGTTTTCCGAGCATACAAACTTTCAAGATGCTCCCATAGGGTCCGAGCATGTGTCTCCCCGAAATATGGTTCAACACGTTATCGTCAACCCATTTGTCTAATAAAGCCGCAAACTGCCGATGCAACAAATTCCACTCTTCGTCGATTTATTATCGGacttttttatttgcaaaacggagttcatgaaaattcttgacataGAGCAAATCTTCCATTTTGCCCTTCCAAATGGCATAATTTACGCCACTCAAAGTAATCATTCTACTAGTGTTGGCTTCCATCGTTtatcacaaatacaaatacTATTTTATTCGAAGACCAAAGTAATTCTTTTCTGATGTGGAAGTTCAGACTGTGCTGCAACCACAGAGCATACTCAGACAGAaccttggctctgataccacttgttgggaataaaatagccccgcaaaaataatattcacggtattagtgataaacgcggaacactaatttatggttaaattagcaagaataaaatgcagcaataatgacaccaaggttttacgtggaaacccttcTGAATAAGGGAAAAACCACGGCCAAGAGGAGCGAGtgatatcactatagtaagGAATTTTACACCGTGTGTAGTaacgagtataaatactcctaagaccactacacccacaaaagaaaaacactctttttgatttttcccaccttactacaatatcactcacactctatttttcttcacagaCTATTTTCTTACGATATGGTATACCTCGCTTTGCTCTCACTCGGATGTATTGTCCGAGATTTTTTCGGTGTCTCTTCCAAATGAAGCTTAGAACTCTATTTATAAGCTTCGAAAAACGCGTGAACGATCGTGGCTGGCCGCGCGTGAACGGTTGCAAGCACGAGAAACCGCGTTTTATACGCGTGAACGATACCACGCGTATTTACTATTCAACTCTGGTGGGCCCCACATGTCTGAGGGACCTACTCAACACACAAGACGTGCAAAAAGTGCACATCTATAAAAGGTTTGCATAGAAACTCTAAACTAGGTACTGAAATGCACATTTTGAATGCATTAAACTTGTTTCAAGTGAACATTGTGCAATTTTTGTATAACTTCTTGCATGTTTTGCTGAAACTTTATGGTACTGTATGGATGCCGTATACATGCtgtttgtgtgtatatttattatatacatatgcataaattCCTTTAAAATGTCTGAGAAATCATCATAGACTCTCATAGGGCCGTCTTAACAATATCGGGAGCCTAAAGCCAAATTTCAAATAGAGGccctaattttttaaaagagaaaatagtcatatatattttaatttaaagtctacttttctagttttttttttttttttagatgagaaatcattaattattgttttataATCGATTTGTTCTAACAATTCCTTTTCAATTGATTATATAGGTAATCCATTTAATCTCTCTCGAGACATTATTGATCTTGGATAAgaatttatcaattttaattttaaaaagtttcttTCAGTTGAGACAACATTTTGTATATAAAATACAactttaaggaaaaaattagggGCCCAAGCGATTGCTTTATTCACCTTATAGTCGAGCCGCCCCTGGACTCTCCGTCGATTTAGGTGTATAGTTCTCCGTTGCAACTTGCAACGCGAGAATAAATTCCTTCGCCTTTTTATTATTGCACGTTATCAATTTATGATTtttaaatttctcttcttttttactTGCAATTATCGATATCAAGATTTATATAATTCGCTGAGTTTGTTTTGGGGATAATGGCTCAACAAACTACATCTAGTTTTTCTGAGTTTGTAAATAACATTATGAATAATTTGCAGCATTTTTCTTTAGTGATTATGTCATCCCAAAAAGAGATATTGGTAATGAATCAGCTTATGTAGCATTGAAGAACTGATTAGCTAGCCTTTtgatatttttactttttaaggTGATACGAAAATTTACAGctaaatgatctcaaattatTAGTCAAAGAACATTTTGCTTATTTCTAATTTGCAATATTCTGTAGTAGACGACATAAGTTTCGGCAATAATGCGAGTTACATGTCTGTTTGAGTTCAACTTTGAGTTACACATTCCCAATAACCAGTGCTGCAAAAAATCAGCGGCTTGATGATATATTGCATCAAGAATCAATGGACATGATGTTAACAATTATACAATTACCACAATATCAACACTTGCTCTCTGACAgccaaataaattttttttttctgttcaaAGTAACAGAGAGCCTCAAATTATGTGTGATATTTGGATTAGTCATGTGACGGGTTTGCAAAATATTGGAAAACTCATGACAATTAAATAAGGATTCCAAGAATGTGGTGCATTAAAAGGCCATATATTTCTAGCTTACCaaaatgtgcataaaagaaCTTTAACATTAACATTAACAATTACATAGAATTAGGATAGGATTTAACGTTCCACCCAGCTGAGGCCACCAAATtaaaaaacttaataaattatgCAAATTTTTAACTAATTTCGCCAAGCTTCCAAAATCTGCTTATTTCGAAAACACTTTTTgcttttcaaaagaaaagaacattAGAGTAATAATTTGTGTTCGACTTATCAATTTGAAGAGCAATTTTACCGATATTAGAATATCGATTTGTGCTTGGCCAAGGTTCAATAATTGCTTCCcgaaaaaactattttttttagtttctaaAAAGTAACTTCTGCTACTTCtcaaaagcttttttttttttctaaaagcttggccaaacctACCTTAACTTTCTAAAATAAGTACTCTTGGCCAAACAGCCTAGCCACATAATAGGACTGAGATTTCCAGACCAGCATGATCACTTTCCTTTTACTATTATAAATTTGGCTCAACAAGATGATAATTTGCAGGATTTTGATAACAGAGAGGAAAGACTAAAGAATAAAAGGATAACTAAAATACAGCAACATTTCAGATTACATTTACACTTCTGTAACACCTACAACTTAATAAACAAGCATACTTCTCTCCAAGCCGCGGTCATTGCTCATTGTTTTGTGAGCAAAAGGTTCATCTCCTAGCAAGGGCAGCACGCCCTGACACGGTTACATATTTTACATATGCTATAATTACTAGGTTTCCATATAAAAAACTACCGTTTTTCATCTGGATTTACAGAATTTAACCGTCTGGATCTCTGGTCGAGCTCTGCCATTACTGCTGGTTCCTGCTTTTTCCTCTGTTTTGATATAGTAGTTGTTGTCATAGAGCCAACTTTGTCAAAAGCAACCTGAACGAATGGTAACGAAATGATTCACTGCAGAGTTTAACATAGCAGTATGTTGTCCTAAAGATTAAGCATCTTAATTCAGAACAAGAAGTTCCAGAACCAAAACTCATTTATGCAACGTTTGATGAATGAGTAATGAAcggataattacatttttggactGCTCTAAAACATAATAGTCGGTAaatgtatatgctttgtatatttggtgtaatatacctataatatacataaatatacacataacataaataatcagtgtagagattttgtatattttggctagcacCCGTAATTAACTTTGGCCGAcgtgccaaaaatgaaaaaatcccaaaaatgaattacatgGATCATCAGCATAAAACCAAAATAGGGTCTAGTGAGAATATGTTACCGTCAACAAGTCATCAGGATCAAAAAGGTGATGAGTGCTTCTCTGTATGATACTAATTACATCCCCCACATGATGTGCTACCAGCAACTTCTCTTCATTCATCTACAGTCATTTAAAAATTGCAGAACTCGCTTATAATTTTGAAATTCACTTCTACTGAGACAGGAAAAGTATCGAAGAAACACATTCAGCAAATATGTAAAACACGTACATGACACATAAATTTGAAGGAATATTTACCTTGAAAATTGCCAATGCTACATGAAATAGAACCTTAGCGCCTTCATAGAAGAGGACATCCCATACCCGCAAAGTTGTCTGAAATAAATTAGTAGACACAAATTTACTAATCAGTAACCAATTTACTAAACTATTTTATAGCAATTCAGAGATTCAGACACACAGAGAGAGAGCGAgcgagagaagagagagaattCTTCACCTCAGAAGGCAAACTTTTGGAGAAAAGGCAGAGAAACCACTCAGTGCAAACAAGAGAAACATCAAATTCTAGAGAATCCAAATGAGCGGCTAACCTGCATTTTCCTCATCAATTTCAGAAAACAGTCTATATCCATGTGAATCAAAAACAccagttgaaaaaaaaaaaaattaaagaaggcaAAAGAGCAATTAAGTACCTTGGACATTTTTTGGTTAGTAGATCCTTGAAGACTCTTTGCTCAACATGGCATCCGGACAAGTTATTAGTATAACAATCACTAACCAAGACATTCTCCAAAAGGACAGCAAGCATCCAGAAAGCATCTTCTTCAGTTTTCATCACAAGCAACAATAATGCTGCAACATAGTTCAATCCCTGCAAAACAATCAACTCATTTAAATTAGTTTGAAGGAGAAATTACGTGTTTTGATGTATCAACtacaagtcaagaaaaaaagaaaaccgCTTGCTACGCTTTCCTACCTCTTTTTATCTAAGTGCAGGGCTCATTTAAGGCCATCTTATGTCTAACATCTTTTGACatgtaagaaaaagttcaaTTAATTTGGTTGAGAAACTGGCTCTAATAAGCTAAATATATTTGTGTTTGAACATTTGTTCCTTGAGGAGTGCTACATATAACTTCCGCAATAAGACAGCATCATTATAGCAACATAGGAAACAGCAAATCAGTTTGTTTTTTGGCTTTTAAACTGTCTAGGGTAGGTGCAAACTTGCAGGACGCCTTAATTGGGTCGAGTAGATTAGAGCTACGCAACTGTGCTATATTAATGAAATGAAACAATATATTCCTTAGACTAATTGCCCATCCTCAAATTTCACTTCCAAAGTAGCCTTAGTTAAATGTCCTTTTTTCTTCTAGTCAAGTCAAAAACAAGGACATAGCTTTCAATTACAAGACAACATAAGAGAATCAATTGGTAAGCCTCTAAGAAATGCATAATCTAGCTACCTAACAGATAAGTGGTTGTCACAAAGGACGGCTATATTTCTATAGGCTATAGAGCATGGTAGCATTGAGTTTTGTATATGAAACAGTAATATCAACAAGAAGGATAAATCTACCTGGCAGTAGCCAACATCAGAATCTCGGAAGGAATAGGCAACAAGAACCCGCCTAAGGGCAGAATGACCGTCAGGAGTGTCCAACCAGGGATGACCAGGAAAGGTTCGTGGGAGGTCCTGCAAATAAGAAAACAGAATACAGATTACAAATTTCATAATACCAAAAATGTTAAATAAATTGTAATACCAAGTTTTACGTTTCACTTCAAGCTCGATAACaagttactaaatataattcTTGTTTCCACAAATTCCTCACAGAAGTAAAAGAGTTTTCTTGGACTTTAATTCACCGAAAACTAAACATCACTATGAAATAGCAACAGTGGCCTAGCTACCAGCCTGCATGCACTTCAAATTCATCAATCTGCATTGAATCCTTAACTTAACAAAGATGTCGATTCAAGCACTCAATCCCTGAAAGCTGCAGTACAAGTCACCTCCTAAAAACAGTGCCTAACCTTTCAGTTTTGTCCTAGATCAATGATTCAGGGTATATTCAGAGACGAAAAACCCTAAGAATTGCTCAACAAAGTAGATTTCCACTGAGACTCAATAAACACATCAAAACCCCTACATAAGAAGGTTCTATGGTTAAAACTTAAAATCAttgtctttttctctttttctttgttctttttggTTAAGGTTAACTggttaaaaaccaaaaaaagcaTTACAATTCCTATAGTCCCAATTAAAGTAAAAATAGCTTCTGCGACCTCAGCTTTTACCCTTTTTTCTCCACTCAAATTCTCAAGCTAGAAAACTAGTCTTGATTACTCAAAATTGTCAAAGTGAGTAGTGGCTGCCTTCCTCTTAGCTTTCCCCAATACCGCAAAAGAAATGCCAAATCATCAATCAGAGATTCAGCATTGCAACAAGCTAATTGCTGCACAATGAGAATTTTCCATCTCTATATTATTTACATTGGAAGTTTTTGGACCTCTTAAAATTGTTACATAATTGTTTAATTTAATTCTATAAAGTAGCCTCTATGCATCTTCAAATCCGCCGTAAAATTGCACAGGTCGTAAAACCTTATCACTCTAATGAAATATTAGGAAGAGAAAAATAGTTGTACATGTACATACAACAACTTTATCTGCccccctcaaaaaaaaaaaaaaaaaaaaaaaaagaaatcagaaTTATACTTCACAACAACCCAGGATTTTACTCTGCAACTAAATGATTATTAAGTATGCATTCGGAGCATATATTAACAAGAAAACTGCCCTCAAATGCATCCAACAAGTTATCAATAGTCAAGATATAGCAACAAAACAATCATCAAGGTAAAATCAAATAGCACACAAACACATTAAGAGACATAAACAAAACATGTCCTCCTAGTCACAACAAAGGATCAAGGTAATGTTTTGACCAAAAAAACTCACATGATCAATCTGTTTTGTTGCAGGTGTGTGCATATCCACAACAGCCATGGTCAAATCTTGATAATAACTTTCAGGCACGGTTGATTTCTTCTTAGCAGCCCCTGATAGTGAAAACCACACCTTAGGCCTCAACACAGGTGGTATCCCTTTCCTAATTAGCTTCTTCAAAGTAATTGCATTCACCAAAGCAGACAGTTTTAAGGATGTTTTAAGGGTTGATGTAACTTGTGTTTGCAAATACCAATTTGCACCTTTACTAGCTTCCAATGCCCACCAAACCCTCCCTTGTTCCCTAACCTTTTCCCTAACCTCATTTAACacattaacatcatcaacattGCCTTCAACTGTGAAACCATATAGATCTTGAAATTTCACAGTTATATTTTCCCTTCTTGAATGAATACTTGGCCTCAATATCTGAATTTGAGGATGGTATTCAAATTCCAAATCTTTTCTTCTACTTTGTGTTCCATACATTTTTGCAAAGATTAATCAAAAGGGTATGTGAAAATAGATGTAACAACACAAATGGTCAACTTTTTAGGGCCTTAATAGGAATGGATATTTGTGGGGCATCagattcttgaaaataaacTGATTAAAAAAAGGCAAATTTTGAAGCTTTATACAGAAAGATTATGAATTAACATATGGATAAGAGAACTTAGCCTTAAAAATCAGATCTTTTTTAAGTTCTTGAAAAAATTGTAAAAGGAAACAGCAAAATCCTTAACAAcagaaaaagaggaagaaagaagaTAAATTAGGAACGTTGGATGATGGAAAGTTGGATGATTCAAATGCAATGAAAAGACAacattttgtaattttgtttgTGTTTAATCTATATAATTGAGTGAATCAAAGCTTTTTTCAAATGAAAAGGGATTTGGTGGCCTCAAAATAGAGAGAAGGACAAGAAAGATATTTAATTATTAGTCTTATGTCTAATTTACGATTTCTCTCCATTAActatttatgtgtcatttttattaataataaaattatactaaaaggaaaaataattaactgtgacttaaattcttaaaatgataaataatttgagtcAATTATTTTGAATAACTGCGATAAATAATTCGAGACGATAGGGTAGAAATTTTGATTTATTGTGACGTTATATTGAGAAGGATTGTGGGGTGCCATGatgtttttaattattaatttatggGGATAAGGTTTGTTGTTTTGCTTGGATGCCACTCACGCAAAGGCCACATATTAAATTCACTATTACCAATTTTTGCTGCTTCTTCAGTGCATGGtaaaatattaaagtatgaATCTACTTCCTTCGGTCCAAAATAGTTGAAGTATTAAGCTTGGATATATGGATTAAGAAATTCACTAACTCATAAAAAATTAGAGTGTTTTGACTCATATACtcttaattatgatttttttatctttttaggttgatataattattatggtGATATGAAAATGTGTCAATgacaaatttgaaaaagaaaactaaattCTTTCTTGGTTTTATAAAACATTAATTATTTTGGATCAACTTTTAGATgctaaaacctcaattattttggaccagaGAGAgtataaaacaaaaatatttccaTTCATGTACCTcccaaaccaaagaaaaaaataaacaaaacagGGGTGACATGAAGACACTCTATTTACTGGTTCAACAAACGTGACTGCCTCCTAGTCCTAGATatggaaaataaataaacttaatTTATTTGACTATTCCAACCATAATTCATTGATCtacaaatggaaaaaaaaaaaaaaaaaggaatagcAGCCTATAACATACTACTCCAGTAATAAGAACTTTTCTTAAGGAATTTTCTTATTTAGATACATCAATTTAGCCAATAAATTCAATCAATTTGACTTAGAAAATAACTGTTTTCCCTTGTATAATATTTTCAACTACATCAGTTCAATGTCGTTGAAGTTTGTATTGTTGCTCTAACAAAAATCATCTCAACAGTGCCCTATAATTGCaattaatcctctttttattttttaggtaTATTGggaaactaaataaaattttaatctttCATAAGTTACATGACATAAATTTATTAGTTAGATTTGTCATTTAGCTTATGAACGATATGAACTTTAGGAAATTGAGAAGTTGGACGAACCTTGAACTTGAAGGATCGATTAAATTGATTTTCGAACATTTTTTATTATCCAATATGCTTTGGCAATTGTAAGAGTGAAGTTTACATTAAAGTCAAGGTAAGTTAAGATTTACTTACTAAAAGGGAATCCTAGTAAAAATTAACGTAGCTGATGTATTCGATGAAACGTCTAAAGAAGGTTTGTTTGTGATTCAGTACGCATTTCACCCCATGTTTGTTCAGTTTAGTCTTATATGAAAAATGTGATATTATTACATGTAATTTTGTGCCCAATATGACTTGTATGTTACCTTGCTTGGCCTTTGGAAAATTATAAGCTTACATACGTAACTATTTGTTGTGTGCTATTGTTGGTTATGCTTATATTCATCCAGATTCAGTTACTGTTGTGATCATATTCAGTTTGGAAGAATTTGCCAACTTCCTTTTACATGATTGCCACGAAGGCCAGAGTCAACTATCACACGCTCACTTGTGCTAATTATTTGTTGAGAGACAGGCTGACACTTCTTTGTGCATGTTGTCAGATCTCATGTATGCAGGGCCACAGTGTGAAAAAAAAGTCATTTGATTTTAAAACAACTCAATTTTCAGTTTCAATCATCAACTCACAAACTCAGTTTTCagattttgtttgttttgcttATTCTGCTTTACCTTTGAAAGTCATGTTCCTCCTTTTTAAGATGCAGTCTATTATACTTACTGACATCTTATGAGTGATACTTAGCCCATGAAGGACTACTTCCAGTTTCTTGGACGCAGATACTAACTATATTTCAAGTACGACCAGTTACCCTGAAATTCCTAATTTGTTATCTCTGCCATCTACATTGGTGGGAGTTTATTCTTTAGTACTTAGTTTACACATTTCAGTATTCAGCAGTACgcctcaaaaatattttgtaaccGATATTCATAGTGGCTTATGACTTAGACTAGTGGATGTGTATGATTTCAGTTTCAATTTTAGTATTGTACTCTTAGATTTAGACTCGAATGATTAAGTATTACTATGTATGTCGACCTTTCTAGTTAAATCAGGTAGTTTAATCAAGTTATTGTAGGGTTTAAAGACTGTATTAAAAGACGAGGTGTAGTGTGAATTGATGGACTGAAATAAAATAGGAG from the Lycium ferocissimum isolate CSIRO_LF1 chromosome 11, AGI_CSIRO_Lferr_CH_V1, whole genome shotgun sequence genome contains:
- the LOC132036197 gene encoding uncharacterized protein LOC132036197, which translates into the protein MYGTQSRRKDLEFEYHPQIQILRPSIHSRRENITVKFQDLYGFTVEGNVDDVNVLNEVREKVREQGRVWWALEASKGANWYLQTQVTSTLKTSLKLSALVNAITLKKLIRKGIPPVLRPKVWFSLSGAAKKKSTVPESYYQDLTMAVVDMHTPATKQIDHDLPRTFPGHPWLDTPDGHSALRRVLVAYSFRDSDVGYCQGLNYVAALLLLVMKTEEDAFWMLAVLLENVLVSDCYTNNLSGCHVEQRVFKDLLTKKCPRLAAHLDSLEFDVSLVCTEWFLCLFSKSLPSETTLRVWDVLFYEGAKVLFHVALAIFKMNEEKLLVAHHVGDVISIIQRSTHHLFDPDDLLTVAFDKVGSMTTTTISKQRKKQEPAVMAELDQRSRRLNSVNPDEKR